Below is a genomic region from Zea mays cultivar B73 chromosome 9, Zm-B73-REFERENCE-NAM-5.0, whole genome shotgun sequence.
cgtaaggtgagcttccttagggtcggcttggaatcttgcacacatgcatacggaaagcattatatccgatcgtgaagcacataaatagagtaaagaacctatcatcgaccagtataccttttgatctacggatttacctcccgtgtcgaggtcgagatgcccattggttcccatgggtgtcttgatgggcttggcatccttcatcccaaacttgtttagaatgtcttgaatatacttcgtttggctaatgaaggtgccctcttggagttgcttcacttgaaatcccaagaagtacttcaactccctcatcatagacatctcgaatttctgtgtcatgatcctactaaattcctcacatgtagattcgttagtagacccaaatataatatcatcaacataaatttggcatacaaacaaatcattgtcaagagttttagtaaataaagtaggatcggcctttccgactttgaagccattagtgataagaaagtgtcttaggcattcatatcatgctcttggggcttgcttgagcccataaagcgccttagagagtttatacacatggttaggatactcactatcttcgaagctgggaggttgctcaacatagacctcttccttgattggtccgttgaggaaggcacttttcacgtccatttggtaaagcttgaagccatggtaagtagcataggcaagtaaaatgcgaattgattctagcctagctacgggtgcataggtttcaccgagatccaaaccttcgacttgtgaatatcccttggccacaagtcgggctttgttccttgtcaccacaccatgctcatcttgcttgttgcggaaaacccacttggttcctacaacattttggttaggacgtggaactaaatgccatacctcattcctagtgaagttgttgagctcctcttgcatcgccaccacccaatccgaatcttgaagtgcttcctctaccctgtgtggctcaatagaggaaacaaaagagtaatgttcacaaaaatgagcaacacgagaccgagtagttacccccttttgaatatcaccgaggattgtgttcacggggtgatctcgttggattgcttggtggactcttgggtgtggcggtcttggaacttgttcatcttcctcatcttgatcatgggcatctcccccttgatcattgctctcctcttgaggtggctcaacttcttgatcttctccttcatcattttgagccttatcctcatcttgagttggtggagatgcttgtgtggaggaggatggttgatcttgtgcatgtggtggctctttggattccttaggacacacatccccaatagacatgttccttagtgcgacgcactgagcctcttcatcacctatctcatcaagatcaacttgctctacttgagagccattagtctcatcaaacacaatgtcacaagaaacttcaactagtccagaggacttgttaaagactctatatgcccttgtgtttgaatcatatcctagtaaaaagccttctacagccttaggagcaaatttagattttctacctcttttaacaagaataaagcatttgctaccaaagactctaaaatatgaaacatttggctttttaccggtgaggagtttgtaagatgtcttcttgaggattcagtgtagatatagtcggttgatggtgtagcaggcggtgttgaccacctcggcccaaaaccgatccgaagtcttgtactcatcaagcatggtccttgccatgtccaatagagttctattcttcctctccactacaccattttgttgtggcgtgtagggagaggagaactcatgcttgatgccctcctcctcaaggaagctttcgatttgtgagttcttgaactccgtcccgttatcgcttctaatcttttttatccttaagccgaactcattttgagcctgtctcaagaatccctttaaggtctcttgggtatgagatttttcctgcaaaaagaacacccaagtgaagcgagaatagtcatccacaataactagacagtacttactcccaccgatgcttatgtaagctatcgggccgaataggtccatgtgtaggagctcgagtggcctgtcagtcgtcatgatgttcttatgtggatgatgaacaccaacttgcttccctgcctgacatgcgctacaaatcctgtctttctcaaaatgaacatttgttagtcccaaaatgtgttctccctttagaagcttgtgaagattcttcatcccaacatgtgctagtcggcgatgccagagccagcccatgttagtcttagcaattaagcaagtgtcgagttcagctctatcaaaatctactaagtatagctgaccctctaatactcccttaaatgctattgaatcatcacttcttctaaagacagtgacacctacatccgtaaaaagacagttgtaacccatttttcataattgcgaaactgaaagcaagttgtaatctaaagaatctacaagaaaaacatttgaaatggaatggtcaggtgatatagtaattttacccaatcctttgaccaaaccttgattaccatccccgaatgtgatagctcgttggggatctcgatttttctcataggaggagaacatcttcttctcccctgtcatatggtttgtgcacccgctgtcgatgatccaacttgagcccccggatgcataaacctacaaaacaaatttagttcttgattttaggtacccaaacgattttgggtcctttgacattagatacaagaactttgggtacccaaacacaagtctttgattccttgtgtttgcccccaacatacttggcaactactttgccagatttgttagttaagacataagatgcatcaaaagttttaaatgaaatgttagaatcatttgatgcaataggagttttctttctaggcaatttagcacgggttgattgcctagagctagatgtctcacccttatacataaaagcatgattagggccatggtgagacttcctagaatgaattctcctaattttgtgctcgggataaccggccgggtacaaaatgtaaccctcgttatcttgaggcataagagccttgcccttaaaaaagttagacaatcttttaggaggggcattaagtttgacattgtctcccttttggaagccaatgccatccttgataccagggcgtctccaactatagagcatgcttctagcaaatttaaaattttcattttcattttctaagtcatgctcattgattttggcattaagttgagctatgtgatcattttgtttcttaattaaagctaggtgatcatgaatagcgtcaacattaatgtctctacatctagtgcaaatggaaacatgctcaatagtagatgtagaaggtttgcaagaattaagttcaacaatcttagcacgtaaaatgtcattcttatctctaagatcggatatggaagcattgcaaacatctaattctttagccttagcaattaatttttcattatcatttctaaggctagcaagagagacattcaattcttcaatcttagcaagtaaattaacattattatctctaagattgggaattgaaacatcacaaacatttgaatcaaccttagtaattaaagcattctcatttctaaggttggtaacaacatcatggcaagtgcttagctcactagatagttttttacatttttctacttctagagcataagcattcttaaccttaacatgcttcttattttctttaattaggaagtcctcttgagaatctaagagttcatccttctcatgaatagcactaattaattcatttaatttttccttttgttgcatgtttaggttggcaaaaagggtacgcaaattatcctcctcatcactacaattatcctcatcactagaggtttcatatttagtggaggattttgattttaccttcttccttttgtcgtcctttgccatgaggcacttgtggccgacgttggggaagagaaggcccttggtgacggcgatgttggcggtatcctcgtcagaggaggagtcggtggagctctcgtcggagtcccattcacggcacacatgagcatcgccgcccctcttcttgtggtacctcttcttttctctcctcttgcccttcttgtcgttatccctgtcactgtcactagatagtggacattttgcaatgaagtgaccgggcttaccacacttgtagcaaactttcttggagcggggcttgtaatccttccccctcctttgcttgaggattttggcggaagctcttgatgatgagcgccatctcctcattgtcgagcttagaggcgtcgatgggttgtctacttgatgtagactcctccttcttctcctccgttgccttgaatgcgaccggttgttcttcgggcgtggaggggccatcttgctcaatgattttctttgagcctttgatcatcaactcaaagctcacaaatttgcctattacttcctcgagagacattagtgtatatctaggatcaccacgtattaattgaacttgcgtagggttaagaaaaacgagtgatctaagaataaccttgaccatttcatggtcatcccatttcttactcccgaggttgcgcacttagttcaccaaggtcttgagtcggttgcacatttcttgtggctcctccccttggcgaagccggaagcgaccgagctccccctcgatcgtctcctgcttggtgatcttggtcacctcgtctccttcgtgcgcggtcttgagcacgtcccaaatctccttggcgctctttaacccttgcaccttgttatactcctctcgacttagagaggcgaggagtatagtggtggcttgagagttgaagtgtcggatttgggcgccctcgtccgaatcatagtcttcatcccccggtgatggtacctgtactccaatctcaacaacatcccaaatgctagtgtggagtgaggttagatgatgcctcattttatcactccacatattataatcttcaccatcaaacataggtggtttgcctaatgggacggaaagtaatggagtacgtttggaaatgcgagggtagcgtaaggggatcttactaaacttcttgcgctcatggcgcttagaagttacggacggcgtgtcggagccggaggtggatggcgacgaagaatcggtctcgtagtagaccaccttcctcatcttctttctcttgtcaccgctccgacgcgacttgttgtgtgaaggggatcccttcactttGTTGGCGGACtctccggatggagccttcccatggcttgtggcgggcttctcgtcggtcccgatctccctcttggcggatgctcctgacatcacttcgagcggttaggctctaatgaagcaccgggctctgataccaattgaaagtcgcctagaggggggtgaatagggcgaatctgaaatttataaacttaagcacaactacaagtcgggttagcgttagaaatataaacgagtccgagagagagggcggaaaacaaatcgcaagcgaataaagagtatgacacaaggatttgttttactgaggtttggttcttgcaaacctactccccgttgaggtggtcacaaagaccgggtctctttcaaccctttccctttctcaaacggtcacttagaccgagtgagcttctcttctcaatcaaatggaacacaaagttcccgcaaggaccaccacacaattggtgtctcttgcctcagttacaattgagtttgatcacaagaaagaatgagaaagaagaagcaatccaagtgcaagagctcaaaagaacacaaatgtcgctctctctagtcactatttaatttggagtgattctggacttgggagaggatttgatctctttggttgtgtcaagaattgaatgttatagctcttgtatggtgtaggaagttggaaaacttggatgctattgaatgtgggggtggttggggtatttatagccccaaccaccaaaagtggccgttgggaggctgtctgtcgcatggtgcaccggacactgtccggtgcaccagccacgtcagccggccgttgggttctgaccgttggagctctgactggtggggcctttgggctgtccggtggtgcaccggacaggacctgaagactatccggtgcgccgcctgtcgctgctctgactctggcgcgcactgtagcgcattgaatgcgtttgcagtcgaccgttggcgcgaagtagccgttgctccgctggcacaccggatagtccggtgtgacaccggacactgtccggtgcttcaccggacagtccggtgaattatagcggagcggcctcccattttcccgaaggtggcaagttatgcttcgagttccctggtgcaccggacactgtccggtggcacaccggacagtccggtgcgctagaccagggtgcctttgggatgtctttagctctctttatttgaacccatctttggtctttttattggcttgttgtgaacctttggcacctgtagaactcataatctagagcaaactagttagtccaattatttgtgttgggcaattcaaccaccaaaatctatttaggaaaaggtgtaagcctatttccctttcaccttttcATCATGAAATGCATAATAATGGGTCCATAGACGTGTTGTACCTTGCTTGCTTGAGGCACAAAGAACATCAACACAATACTTGCATGCTGCCATGGGCTTCTTGGTAACCATGTCATCCACTGTTTCTTCAACAAAAATTTTAGTGTAATGATCCCAAACCTTTGAGGTTTTCTTCTTTGGTAGTTTAACTTTGGTGGCTGAAGTTCTTCCATTTGGAGAATCTGTGTTAGTCTCAGCACCAGCAGCAATAGTCTCACTTTCAATCATATTGGCGCTACCATTTGTCTCAGATGGCGTTGAGTTCTGCAAGAAATAATTTTAATAATGAACATGCTACATATCATGGTACTATAAATAAAACAACTAACAATTTAAGTTATATATGGATATACCTGGTTATTTCTTAACGACCTTGTGTTTCTTGAAACCATGGTTATTGATCTGTTCCTAACTCTGTATATAGTAACCATAGAATTTTAGTTGTTACTGTATATCCCTACAATAACAATAAAATCGTGTGGAAATTCACAAATGCATCATAGTAATACAACACTAAATAGGCCCCCTAAGTAAAGCCACAATTATGCTCTTGATAATAGCAGTACATTGCAGAAATATAGAAAATCAAGTCCCTTAATTATTAAATTTACCAGTGTAATCACCAGATTTGCAAGCTACTGTATTTCTTAGCATCACACTATTCATAtaagtaaataaataaatcacCAGATTTGGAGAGGGAAGCAACATTGTGGTAGCCTTACCTTATTGTGCGGAGCAGGCAGGCACCATTGGAGTTGTGTCAGGCCTCATGCCTCCCTACCATGGGACTACAGGAGAGAATGGGAGAGGGTCAAGGCGCCAAGCACTGAAGAGCCACCGGAGCAGTCGAGCAAACGCGCCAAGAGAATGAAATGAATGGGAATTGGCGGACTAGGGATTGGTATAATTTCTCTATTTGGCGCGTGGAGGGTGGAGCAGCCTGATTTTGGCGCGCGGCTGAAATGGGGCCTGATTTTGGCGCAAGATCGAGAGTGCCGCGAAAAAGAAATCATTTGGCCACAGTCGAATACGGATAGCATATAGGAGGCTACTATTGCCTCTATTAGACGCGGTGAGGAAGAATGGAAGCGCAAGCGCTGTAGTCTGTCTAAATCGACTAAATGTTGAGGTGGATGAGAGGGAGAGGAGAAGTGGGTTGTAAACTTAGGGTCTTTCTGGTTGGGTTGTGACTATAAAAATTGTTGTTGTGAACTATGAGCTATGAAAAACGCTAGTGTTGGCTATGAGTTGTAAAAAGCAAAAAGATGTTTGGTGTAAGCTGCTATACAATAAGCAGGGTTGATTTTGTGGCAAGAGAATTGGAGGGGACCTATAGAGGAGGAAACCTCTTCCTATTCAAAATCCTCCATGGATACTCTCCAATTctctggtcaccaaatcagccctaaagGTTCTTCCATATATATGTGCAAAGTTCGTCTATCTGAAAGAAACCAAAAGCATGTTTAGAGATGCTTTTTAATTTTGCACTACAAGAATGTcgacttttagaaaaagctgatgGTTGGATTGGAACCTTTGATTTGACTTTCGTGGGGCAAAAGCCacagccaaaagccaaaccaaacacatccttaCAGGTGGCTTAGACAAGTCATGCATTAATAGTGAACAGCTAACTACTATATAAACTAGTAGGTAGTCTATAAAGATTCTTACGATCATTATTCGGTtatattattaaacttgctctaATAGAAAGAGTGGGAGAAAGAAGAAAGAGCTAGGGGTAGCAAAACAATCCATCAGATATCTTCTCTCTTATGAAATTAGAAATAGATATTTTATTAAGCGTAATGTACATAAGCAAATTTAATTACAACCAACGCGTATCAATAATAAATGTTACTCTTTGCCTGTGTCCACCAACAAACAGATTTCTAGTATcaacattttattccattttaattACTAAATTATAAAATACGTAAACTAAAACTCAATTTTAGTTTTCATATTTAACAATTTatgaactaaaataaaataaatttgaTATACTAAAAGTTAGTCTTTATAATCAAACACACCCTAGGTTTACTGTAGAATAGCCTATATATTTTGACTATAGTATACTACCGGACATGCACGCTGGCTCATTTCCACATCCGGATTTCTCGTTTGTAGTGTGTTAAATTTTGACTATATATTTTGGATCCTTAGTGTACTGTGGGACTGAGGCAATAACGTGTGTAGTGTGTTAAATTTTGAAAagatagtatatatatgtagtagaaAACCCGGCCCGAAACTTTTCCTTTGTATATATTGACCAAAGAAATCCAGCAAAGCAACTCACGTTTCATTTACAACGACTTTAATAATATATATGGGGTATATATGAAAGTGATCATATTATATACAGTATATACTAAATAATATCATTAATTTCCTCTAGGAACACACACGTGCAAGCTTGTTTTTATGCATGACAGAGAATCTTACGCATGGACAACAGAGCATATGTCTGGCTCATGTATGCATGTATTGTGTCGACTCTTGTACTTCGTTGTCTCTTCCTCCTGTACGTACTGCTGTACGCACGTACGTAGACATATATACATACTGGCTCACCCAGTACACACACATGCTTTAGTTTTGCGCTTGAACTCCGTACGTCGACCGTTCAACTATAACAAGCAACAGCGCCTGCGATTTATTTTGACCAGTCACGCGACAAGCCGACAATCCCATATTACACCATGCATGCATGATTCTGAAATTATGACCTAACTGCCTTACGTAGCATCATCGACATGAGCTTAGCTTGCATGCATGAGCGACGGATTCCCTCCAATAATAATATGCGTGCTATGCATTATTGGCttcccatgcatgcatgcatgatgcTGAACAAGCAACAAACTTGAGCTGGAAAAACAAGAGCTAGCATAATCATTTCCTCGATCATGAAAGCGACCGACCGACCGCGCGGCACCCGGACGTCGATTGAATGGTTGATCTCgctactaatttttagtcccttaaTATGATTTCATTTTAGTACTTAAAttatcaaatatagaaactaaaactctattttaattTTCGTATTTAGGAATTTAGATACTTAAAATGGTAGGACTAAAAATTAAACACTCCCTAAGATGACATGCATGTACATATAAATGTGATGGCCAAACCAAACTAAACGCATCCATTATTCCATTCCAAAGATGGATTATTATCGATCAACAACCGACCAGATAAACAAAGCATATGCATGAGCACCACACTACCCCCAATTAACAAGC
It encodes:
- the LOC103638746 gene encoding uncharacterized protein, which codes for MVSRNTRSLRNNQNSTPSETNGSANMIESETIAAGAETNTDSPNGRTSATKVKLPKKKTSKVWDHYTKIFVEETVDDMVTKKPMAACKYCVDVLCASSKQDQNDVSSILDELPSDDYINDEVQQDEDSKISGQSGIP